In the Scyliorhinus canicula chromosome 23, sScyCan1.1, whole genome shotgun sequence genome, one interval contains:
- the csf2rb gene encoding cytokine receptor common subunit beta isoform X2 — protein MNCGKGANRSLNMSGCGRSNYLCLVSILALTIVPCAGEVYDVARSLQCYTDYNTEIDCQWAENPMARRYLPMDLYYKKKTLSKFQIYQQQRCHASRSPRNNSSSDLNWRCTIKDKSYVISFKYEFTFKPERPVNVSKSFRLLENVKPQRPDNLSVAVTVEGDYALSWDTVYARNSSNLLFGKLQYDINYKRTWKLWENSITESVQKDIRLFRISKSSLATSDTYVARVRARPQLQPSAGGHWSEWSSEVRWNTTKNAEDRPTAEDEVMPKNLQCTYDGIQEIECTWEVPSESSKYFKFNLHYRKGNSETKECEQSRILRSYSHLAVHVCNIRVDGEEGLNDYQMSLKPTEPRTTFEPFKHIKPKAPFNMTVERMPDKNYQLKWLAEEAQYSSEYEVYFKKVEESWENANMKPIPQNTKFYQISKHSLEPSSRYKIRVRRKVKCGSSSDSYCGPWSTWSEEALLETEPDSKPIIIAAVCILMFLFILSYPCFGLIKSVKRSWLDSIPDPAKSKLFLKETQKGLMGYWAPVEIQTLEEGSICQVVADESLNPSPQIIPKEGAEGTQKEKEQGISSPPQTGGHVGHEQLYRVIETASPSEDALPNHPATLSEPADYNGPYLFNYQDLSESPPELKNGFNKNESYFKCDQHAPGYVKLPETSFEFPQALGQANGEQMLPCPTSMYVLNPPQPMSGSPSATLRHVGAGNASGTCLRQSVSGQLPTSISSYVLCPPLTNPDPTFSPDGYVHAKDAGVSSSMPPGSDGMTNPTAGPPLCAVPNRGDGQSLSAQQPRGVASEPLRWDAPTPGPPPPCLPKLQAGPQKPTTKEEARSLANLQKDSPNVILYQKGEKPLLLQQIGDYCFIPGSPPINADTFTKCHPSPSLANTESANKHSLSEGGPPFQSPYITSNNVNPL, from the exons ATGAATTGTGGCAAAGGAGCTAACCGAAGTTTGAACATGTCAGGCTGTGGAAGATCAAACTATCTGTGCCTGGTTTCCATTTTGgccctcaccattgttccctgTGCCGGGGAAG TATACGATGTCGCCAGAAGTTTGCAGTGTTACACTGACTACAACACCGAGATAGATTGTCAATGGGCTGAAAATCCCATGGCCAGACGATACCTACCAAtggatttatattacaagaagaaGACGCTATCCAAGTTCCAGATCTACCA GCAGCAGAGATGCCACGCGAGCAGATCCCCACGGAATAATTCCAGCTCTGATCTCAATTGGAGATGCACCATAAAGGATAAGAGTTATGTCATCTCGTTTAAATATGAGTTTACCTTCAAACCGGAACGACCCGTCAACGTGAGCAAAAGCTTCAGACTTTTGGAAAACG TGAAACCACAACGTCCGGACAATCTGAGTGTTGCCGTCACAGTGGAAGGGGACTACGCACTGTCCTGGGACACAGTCTACGCGAGAAATTCATCCAATCTGCTCTTTGGAAAGCTACAGTACGATATTAACTACAAACGAACCTGGAAGCTTTGGGAG aattCAATAACGGAAAGTGTGCAGAAGGACATTCGGTTGTTTCGAATCAGCAAATCGTCGCTGGCGACGTCAGATACGTATGTTGCCCGTGTTCGTGCGAGGCCACAGCTCCAGCCGAGTGCTGGAGGCCATTGGAGTGAGTGGAGTTCGGAGGTCAGATGGAACACGACTAAAAACGCTGAGGACCGTCCAACAG CTGAAGATGAAGTGATGCCTAAAAATCTACAGTGCACCTACGATGGCATCCAGGAGATTGAATGTACTTGGGAAGTACCGAGCGAGTCCAGTAAATACTTCAAATTCAACCTCCACTATAGAAAAGGCAACTCTGA AACCAAGGAATGCGAGCAATCGCGGATACTCCGCAGCTATTCACATCTCGCCGTTCACGTCTGTAACATACGTGTGGATGGTGAGGAGGGCCTGAATGATTATCAGATGTCCCTGAAGCCCACTGAACCAAGGACGACATTTGAACCATTCAAACACA TAAAGCCAAAGGCCCCTTTCAACATGACCGTGGAACGGATGCCTGATAAGAATTATCAACTGAAATGGCTGGCGGAGGAAGCTCAGTACAGTTCAGAATATGAAGTTTATTTCAAGAAGGTTGAAGAATCTTGGGAG AATGCCAACATGAAGCCAATTCCCCAAAACACCAAATTCTACCAAATCTCAAAGCATTCACTGGAGCCTTCCAGCAGATACAAAATAAGAGTAAGAAGAAAGGTAAAATGTGGATCTAGTTCAGATTCCTACTGTGGACCATGGAGCACCTGGAGCGAGGAGGCCCTATTGGAAACCGAACCTG aTAGCAAGCCGATCATTATTGCAGCAGTTTGTATTCTAATGTTTTTATTCATCTTGAGTTACCCCTGCTTCGGCCTGATAAAAAG TGTAAAGAGATCCTGGTTGGACAGTATCCCAGACCCGGCAAAGagcaagcttttcctcaaagagaCTCAG AAAGGGCTGATGGGATATTGGGCCCCAGTGGAAATTCAAACCCTGGAAGAAGGCAGCATCTGTCAAGTTGTGGCCGATGAATCATTGAATCCGTCTCCCCAGATCATTCCCAA GGAAGGAGCAGAAGGCACACAGAAAGAGAAGGAACAAGGCATTTCTTCGCCCCCCCAGACTGGAGGTCACGTTGGCCACGAGCAATTATATCGTGTGATTGAAACGGCATCACCTTCTGAGGACGCGTTGCCCAACCACCCAGCAACACTGAGCGAGCCAGCTGACTACAATGGCCCCTATCTGTTCAATTATCAAGATCTGTCAGAGTCCCCTCCGGAGTTAAAGAATGGATTTAACAAAAATGAGAGTTACTTCAAATGTGACCAACATGCTCCCGGATATGTGAAGCTTCCAGAGACTTCCTTTGAATTTCCGCAGGCGTTGGGTCAGGCAAACGGCGAGCAAATGTTGCCTTGTCCCACGTCCATGTACGTCCTGAATCCTCCGCAGCCCATGTCCGGCTCACCCAGTGCAACTTTGCGTCACGTTGGCGCCGGTAACGCTTCGGGGACTTGCTTAAGGCAATCGGTGTCGGGACAACTGCCCACTTCCATTTCCAGTTACGTGCTGTGCCCCCCACTAACCAACCCTGACCCAACCTTCTCGCCAGATGGCTACGTCCACGCCAAAGACGCGGGTGTTTCCAGTTCGATGCCCCCGGGCTCAGACGGAATGACGAATCCGACGGCTGGTCCGCCGCTCTGCGCCGTTCCCAACCGCGGAGACGGTCAAAGCCTTTCCGCTCAGCAGCCACGGGGTGTAGCCTCTGAGCCTTTGAGGTGGGACGCGCCCACTCCTGGCCCCCCACCTCCGTGCCTGCCAAAGCTCCAAGCGGGGCCCCAGAAACCTACAACCAAAGAGGAAGCTCGATCACTCGCAAACCTGCAGAAGGATAGCCCGAATGTAATCCTCTACCAGAAAGGAGAAAAGCCACTGCTTCTGCAGCAGATCGGAGACTATTGCTTCATTCCTGGATCCCCTCCAATAAACGCAGACACATTCACCAAATGCCACCCATCACCATCACTGGCAAACACTGAATCTGCCAATAAACATTCCCTTTCTGAGGGGGGGCCACCATTCCAATCTCCCTATATCACAAGCAATAATGTGAACCCACTTTAG
- the csf2rb gene encoding cytokine receptor common subunit beta isoform X1, with the protein MDWSLSHLPHINWLLHLPLLKRRLFFIWSLRDASGHPEWPGFSTQGRFPGGRGSSPLADGWTDQPLPPGNPARGGGWGRGGVWEIPASIGRQKQAVCVSSPFASWKFQWWELNLKGRGEAHHVAPIATLTVPRKPDLQLESESSSVQLHKMQASIESAILFSLLRLKTKRKWLNTEAGTETEAPLLQITSPVSRDNQSRVLPISSDGGFQVASEGGWASRIGQWPAGAFCLISVVHRRKGLRTTDHCPGRNIKMKNYSCPLRQQRCHASRSPRNNSSSDLNWRCTIKDKSYVISFKYEFTFKPERPVNVSKSFRLLENVKPQRPDNLSVAVTVEGDYALSWDTVYARNSSNLLFGKLQYDINYKRTWKLWENSITESVQKDIRLFRISKSSLATSDTYVARVRARPQLQPSAGGHWSEWSSEVRWNTTKNAEDRPTAEDEVMPKNLQCTYDGIQEIECTWEVPSESSKYFKFNLHYRKGNSETKECEQSRILRSYSHLAVHVCNIRVDGEEGLNDYQMSLKPTEPRTTFEPFKHIKPKAPFNMTVERMPDKNYQLKWLAEEAQYSSEYEVYFKKVEESWENANMKPIPQNTKFYQISKHSLEPSSRYKIRVRRKVKCGSSSDSYCGPWSTWSEEALLETEPDSKPIIIAAVCILMFLFILSYPCFGLIKSVKRSWLDSIPDPAKSKLFLKETQKGLMGYWAPVEIQTLEEGSICQVVADESLNPSPQIIPKEGAEGTQKEKEQGISSPPQTGGHVGHEQLYRVIETASPSEDALPNHPATLSEPADYNGPYLFNYQDLSESPPELKNGFNKNESYFKCDQHAPGYVKLPETSFEFPQALGQANGEQMLPCPTSMYVLNPPQPMSGSPSATLRHVGAGNASGTCLRQSVSGQLPTSISSYVLCPPLTNPDPTFSPDGYVHAKDAGVSSSMPPGSDGMTNPTAGPPLCAVPNRGDGQSLSAQQPRGVASEPLRWDAPTPGPPPPCLPKLQAGPQKPTTKEEARSLANLQKDSPNVILYQKGEKPLLLQQIGDYCFIPGSPPINADTFTKCHPSPSLANTESANKHSLSEGGPPFQSPYITSNNVNPL; encoded by the exons ATGGACTGGTCGTTATCGCATTTGCCACACATAAATTGGTTGCTACACCTCCCCTTGTTAAAACGGCGACTATTCTTCATTTGGTCGCTACGGGATGCTTCGGGGCACCCggaatggccgggattttccacacagggcaggtttcctggcggcagaggcagctcgccattggccgATGGGTGGACCGACCAGCCTCTGCCTCCGGGAAACCCAgcaaggggcggggggtggggtcggggaggagtctgggaaatCCCAGCCTCCATTGGACGCCAAAAACAGGCCGTTTGCGTTTCCAGTCCCTTTGCATCCTGGAAATTCcaatggtgggaattgaaccttaaAGGTCGTGGAGAGGCCCATCATGTCGCCCCCATCGCCACGCTAACTGTGCCCAGAAAGCCTGACCTCCAGCTCGAGTCTGAGTCTTCCAGTGTTCAGCTGCACAAGATGCAGGCGTCAATTGAGTCGGCCATTTTGTTTTCACTCCTCAGGCTGAAGACGAAGAGGAAATGGCTGAACACGGAGGCGGGCACTGAGACAGAAGCTCCCCTTCTTCAAATCACCTCACCGGTGTCTCGCGATAATCAGAGCCGTGTCCTTCCCATTAGTTCTGATGGGGGTTTTCAGGTGGCAAGCGAAGGCGGGTGGGCGAGTCGGATAGGGCAGTGGCCTGCGGGGGCCTTCTGCCTCATCTCAGTGGTCCACAGACGAAAGGGCTTGAGGACCACCGATCATTGCCCGGGGCGGAATATCAAAATGAAAAATTATTCTTGTCCCCTCAGGCAGCAGAGATGCCACGCGAGCAGATCCCCACGGAATAATTCCAGCTCTGATCTCAATTGGAGATGCACCATAAAGGATAAGAGTTATGTCATCTCGTTTAAATATGAGTTTACCTTCAAACCGGAACGACCCGTCAACGTGAGCAAAAGCTTCAGACTTTTGGAAAACG TGAAACCACAACGTCCGGACAATCTGAGTGTTGCCGTCACAGTGGAAGGGGACTACGCACTGTCCTGGGACACAGTCTACGCGAGAAATTCATCCAATCTGCTCTTTGGAAAGCTACAGTACGATATTAACTACAAACGAACCTGGAAGCTTTGGGAG aattCAATAACGGAAAGTGTGCAGAAGGACATTCGGTTGTTTCGAATCAGCAAATCGTCGCTGGCGACGTCAGATACGTATGTTGCCCGTGTTCGTGCGAGGCCACAGCTCCAGCCGAGTGCTGGAGGCCATTGGAGTGAGTGGAGTTCGGAGGTCAGATGGAACACGACTAAAAACGCTGAGGACCGTCCAACAG CTGAAGATGAAGTGATGCCTAAAAATCTACAGTGCACCTACGATGGCATCCAGGAGATTGAATGTACTTGGGAAGTACCGAGCGAGTCCAGTAAATACTTCAAATTCAACCTCCACTATAGAAAAGGCAACTCTGA AACCAAGGAATGCGAGCAATCGCGGATACTCCGCAGCTATTCACATCTCGCCGTTCACGTCTGTAACATACGTGTGGATGGTGAGGAGGGCCTGAATGATTATCAGATGTCCCTGAAGCCCACTGAACCAAGGACGACATTTGAACCATTCAAACACA TAAAGCCAAAGGCCCCTTTCAACATGACCGTGGAACGGATGCCTGATAAGAATTATCAACTGAAATGGCTGGCGGAGGAAGCTCAGTACAGTTCAGAATATGAAGTTTATTTCAAGAAGGTTGAAGAATCTTGGGAG AATGCCAACATGAAGCCAATTCCCCAAAACACCAAATTCTACCAAATCTCAAAGCATTCACTGGAGCCTTCCAGCAGATACAAAATAAGAGTAAGAAGAAAGGTAAAATGTGGATCTAGTTCAGATTCCTACTGTGGACCATGGAGCACCTGGAGCGAGGAGGCCCTATTGGAAACCGAACCTG aTAGCAAGCCGATCATTATTGCAGCAGTTTGTATTCTAATGTTTTTATTCATCTTGAGTTACCCCTGCTTCGGCCTGATAAAAAG TGTAAAGAGATCCTGGTTGGACAGTATCCCAGACCCGGCAAAGagcaagcttttcctcaaagagaCTCAG AAAGGGCTGATGGGATATTGGGCCCCAGTGGAAATTCAAACCCTGGAAGAAGGCAGCATCTGTCAAGTTGTGGCCGATGAATCATTGAATCCGTCTCCCCAGATCATTCCCAA GGAAGGAGCAGAAGGCACACAGAAAGAGAAGGAACAAGGCATTTCTTCGCCCCCCCAGACTGGAGGTCACGTTGGCCACGAGCAATTATATCGTGTGATTGAAACGGCATCACCTTCTGAGGACGCGTTGCCCAACCACCCAGCAACACTGAGCGAGCCAGCTGACTACAATGGCCCCTATCTGTTCAATTATCAAGATCTGTCAGAGTCCCCTCCGGAGTTAAAGAATGGATTTAACAAAAATGAGAGTTACTTCAAATGTGACCAACATGCTCCCGGATATGTGAAGCTTCCAGAGACTTCCTTTGAATTTCCGCAGGCGTTGGGTCAGGCAAACGGCGAGCAAATGTTGCCTTGTCCCACGTCCATGTACGTCCTGAATCCTCCGCAGCCCATGTCCGGCTCACCCAGTGCAACTTTGCGTCACGTTGGCGCCGGTAACGCTTCGGGGACTTGCTTAAGGCAATCGGTGTCGGGACAACTGCCCACTTCCATTTCCAGTTACGTGCTGTGCCCCCCACTAACCAACCCTGACCCAACCTTCTCGCCAGATGGCTACGTCCACGCCAAAGACGCGGGTGTTTCCAGTTCGATGCCCCCGGGCTCAGACGGAATGACGAATCCGACGGCTGGTCCGCCGCTCTGCGCCGTTCCCAACCGCGGAGACGGTCAAAGCCTTTCCGCTCAGCAGCCACGGGGTGTAGCCTCTGAGCCTTTGAGGTGGGACGCGCCCACTCCTGGCCCCCCACCTCCGTGCCTGCCAAAGCTCCAAGCGGGGCCCCAGAAACCTACAACCAAAGAGGAAGCTCGATCACTCGCAAACCTGCAGAAGGATAGCCCGAATGTAATCCTCTACCAGAAAGGAGAAAAGCCACTGCTTCTGCAGCAGATCGGAGACTATTGCTTCATTCCTGGATCCCCTCCAATAAACGCAGACACATTCACCAAATGCCACCCATCACCATCACTGGCAAACACTGAATCTGCCAATAAACATTCCCTTTCTGAGGGGGGGCCACCATTCCAATCTCCCTATATCACAAGCAATAATGTGAACCCACTTTAG